The Gammaproteobacteria bacterium genome includes the window TTTTGACAACAACTTCACAATCGAAACCATTGACCGAGTCACTTTCTCCGGTCAGGCTATATTCTGCTTTCGGTTTTTTCTTCGGCATTTGAGCTTTTAAAGCTTGCTCCATCATGCCTCGCATCATTGCTCTTTGAGACTCAGGAATTTGAGCCATTTGTTTCTCCAGCATTTTATCCATCATTGCACTCATGTCACCGAGCGACTCTAGCTGTTCTTTATCCAATACAAAGTATTGTTGGTTATCTTTCATAATCATTGTGAAAGTGGTGTTGTTAGAATTGTAAACCATGTAGGAATCAGCTTCTCTGCCGAAAGAGTCAGCACGCATCATGCCATTGGCGAACTGCATTCTCATTGTTACATCACCATCAGTTGTAGAATATGTTAATGTTGTATCAGCAAAAGCAGAAGATGCAGTTGCTGTTAATAAACATACTTTAAGAAATTTCATTTGTGTTCTCCGGATATAAAAGTAAATTTTAATCTAAGTCAGATATCATGTTAGTATATCCGACCGTTTGTGATAAATACGTTCATTTTCATATTTAAGTGACAAAAAAAATAAATAATAGAAAAAAATCTGATTTTGGATTGTTGAGGTTTCTTTTCTGGTTTGGATTTGGATTCTCAATAGGTTTAGGAGTTCCCTGGTATTTTTATCTTCAGTCTCTGATCAATTCCACATTCGTGCAATATAGCTGGAATATCCCGACTTCAATTTATGCCAGAGAGTTTGAGTTTTATGAAGGCAAGAAAATCAATGTCAAAGAATTGGACTTTGAACTAGATGTTTTAGGGTATCTGAAAAGAGACAAACCACAGTTCATTGGTGAATATTCAGTCCAATCAAACAGTTATGAAATTCACTCTAAAGGCTTTTATTATTTCGATGAACCGGAATCACCAAAGGTTATTAAATTTGAAGTTGTAAACAACAAGATTCAAAACTTAAATCATCAATTTGCCCGGTTGGAGCCGCTGGTAATCGGACAGTTCTACAATGCCGACTTTAAAAATCGCGAGCCGATTCCGATTGAACATGTTCCGAATACCATGGTTATGGGTTTACAAGCGGTTGAGGATAGAAGTTTTAATCAGCACATTGGTGTTGATTTTTTAGGGATTCTGCGAGCAATGGTCAAGAATCTGTTTGCCGGCAAAGTGGTTCAAGGTGGCAGTACCATCACACAACAATTGATTAAAAGTCGTTGGAACTACGGCAAGAAAAGCTGGTTTAGAAAAGCCAATGAAGCCTTTTCGTCGATATTGTTGGAAAGGAAATTGAGCAAAGGAGAAATTTTGGAGAATTATTTCAACGAAATCTATTGGGGACAGGCAGGAAAAGTCTCGATTCATGGAGTTTTGCAAGCATCTCAGTATTATTTTTCCAAGAAACCCAAGCAATTAAATATTGCTGAGCAAGCATTGCTGATTGGGTTGGTAAAAGGACCATCCTGGTACAACCCGATCAATAACCACGAAAGAGCATTGAAACGTAGAAATACCGTATTGAACTCATGGTATGAAACCGGAGTGATTAGCCAAACTCAATGGCAACATGCCAAACAGTCAAGGATTGAATTGAGGATTAACAATTCTTTTAAAAATCAAAAATACCGGGATGCGATTGACTTGGTTGAAAACCAAATTGACCGACATATTTCCGATAAAGAACTCAAGCAGAAAGGTTTAAAAATATTCACAACGCTGAATCCTTATACTCATGAACAGTTAGTCAATACTTTGCGTTGGCATACAAATTCCTTAGGTGATAACTTACAATCGGCATCCGTTATTGCCAATTCGCAGAATGGGGAAATTCTGGCGATTAAAGGTTCAAAGGAAATTTTTGGAGATTACAATCGGGCTTTACTGTCCAAGCGTCAGATTGGTTCGCTCATTAAACCTTTTGTTTATCTCGCTGCATTAGAAGAGCTCAAAGGATTCGATTTATCGGATAAAATCAACGACAAACCGGTCTCGCTAAAAACTCAATCCGGTGAAATTTGGAATCCGAAAAACTGGGATCATAAAAGTTTAGGCAAAATTAAAGCACTTGATGCTTTGGTCTTTTCCAGAAATCAGGCAACAGTGAATTTAGGGTTAAAAATTGGGCTCAATCAATTTATCCGATTTTTAAAGCGAATCGGTCTGAATATCAATCATAGCAACCATCCGTCAATATTTTTGGGAGCGACTGAATTAACTCCGCTGGAGGTGCTTAATTTGTATTTGTTGTTTTCATCAAATACTGAACAGAAAAACACCATCTTTATCAAATCCATCATTGACTTGAAGAAAACTAAAATTGGTACACAGAAACAATCAGCAAAGCAAAATGTGGGCAGACAATCTTTGCTTGAAATTCGAGAAGCTCTGCATGAAGTAACAATCCGGGGAACAGCATCAAAAGTTTCAAAAGAGTTCGGGTTTACAGAAGTTTATGGAAAAACAGGAACAACAAATGACGGACGAAACAGTTGGTATGCTGGTTTTGACGAAGAATATTTGGCTGTTTTTTGGGTTGGCAAAGACAACAATTCACCAACATCTCTCAGCGGTGCCAGTGGCGCAATGAAACTTTGGTTGAATTGGTATCAGAAATTAAGGTGAAATAGTACTACCGAAGCTTTCTCAAATACCACCATTCAAATAAAACTTTTGCCCAATGGAATATACGCAAAGGAGGTGTGGCGAAATTTCTTTTCGGTGTTCGGACTGTCAGAACGCCTTTGTCATTACTATCAACAATACACATCAGTTCCGGTTTGAAAGTGGCATTCGCGGGTTTTTTCTGAAGCTCGTTGAGTAAATTTTCTGAAGCGGCTTGCGCTTGTAAATCTGCCATGTGTGCTTGTTTAGGCATCCAGTCAGGGCCGCTGAAACTGCCACTGTCTCCGGCAACATAAACCGCAGACATTTCTTCGACTTTACAATTGCTATTGGCACGAATCAGTCCGCCCTCTGAAAGTGGAAGAGGTGAGTCTTTAAACCACATGTTTCCCGTCATTCCCGGCATAAATAAAATTAAATCCGCATCAAATTCACCACCTTCGGTTTTCACTTTATTGGCTTCAAATCCGACCATCTTATGTCCCAAGTGAGTCTCAATATTGCATTTCTTCATGCGTTTCAATAAACCCTCAACTGCTTTTTCACCCATGCGAATTCCGGGTTTCGGAGCAGGGCAGAAGAAAATGATTTTGAATTGTTCGCGACGTTTTTGTTTTCGAAGCAACTGATCAATGCCGAATAAAAACTCAAACATCGGACCACCACGCATGGCCGATGGTTCTTTGGGATTGGAAGCAAAACCTATAGCAATTGTGCCTGATTTCAATGCATCCAGTTTTTCTTTGATTTTTTCTCCGATGGCAATTCCTTCACAAGGCGTGATTATATTTTCGATTCCCGGTAGTTTTTTGATAAATCGACCACCGGTTGCAATGATCAAACCGTCGTTTTCAACTTTTCCAGCGGTAGTCATTACGGTACGCCCGCCGTTCTCAAGTCCTGTGACATGCCCTTTATGATGGAGGACATTGTATTTTTTGAAAAAATTAGCAAGTGGGACTGTAATGTCATGCGCATTTCTTTTACCATTTGGAAACCAAATCAAACTTGGTAGATAGACAAAGCTGTCGCTGGCTGATACCAATGTGATTTCACAGCTATTATCTTTTTTTCTTAAACTTCTGACAGCCGTTAAAGCTGCAAAACCGGAACCAAGGACAGTAATTTTCTTCATGGGTTTCTATTTAACGACGGTGTTGCATTTCCAGTTGTTGAGCACATTGAATGCACAGTGTGGTATAAGGCATAATTTTCAATCGTTTTTTATTGATCTCTGCTCCGCATTCGGCGCATTCGCCATATTCGTCTTGTTTGATTCGTTTTAATGCAAACTTGACTTGGGCTAATTCATTGGAAGTTTCTTTATAGATTCCCTCAAGAACTTCATCATTTTCAGCTTCAACAGCGGCTTCTTCCCAGTCTTTACTGCGAGTGCCAGTCAGAGTTTCTTTGATTTCTGCTAATCGCGCTTTTAGTTCTTTTTTGAGTTTTTTTAATTTTTTCTCAGTTTTGTTGTACATGTTTTTTCTCAAATCAATTGGAATGTCATATTAAGGCAGTTTATCAAATTTTCAATTGATTGTTGTCAAGATAGATAAATTAATAAATTTCTGCCGGGTTATTTCATCTCTTTAGAAAACTTGATAAGTGACAAGTTTTTTGAATTCAGTTTTGTATATTAGCAAATTCTAATATACATTTAAAATTTATATGGTAGATTTATTGTGGTTATTCGTGCATTAAATTTACAGAGAAATATATGAAAAATCGGTCAGTTAGAATGCAGGCAGCTCGTTCAGTTATAAAAAGAATCACTTTCATCGGGTTCGTTTTTTTCTCAGTTGTTAGTCAGGCGACTGGTTCTGATAGTCAGACCGTCACTAAAGTTGGAATTGATGAATATACAACAATCCACAAAGTTAAAGACAAGCAGCTTGTTAAGGCTGTATCATCTTCAATGACTGATCACTCAAAGTTTAAAGCATTGCAGGGTCCATTTGAAGACGGACCTGCGGTCACGAAAGCGTGTTTGGAATGTCATAATGAAGCCGGACATGCTTTTATGCAAAATAAACATTGGACGTGGAAATACACTGACCCGGACACTGGACAGCAATTAGGTAAGAGTGTTCTTGTCAATAATTTCTGTACCAATGCTCGTGGAAATGAGGGTATGTGTGCACAATGTCATGCCGGATATAACATGACAGACAGTAATTTTGATTTTTCTAACCAAAACAATATTGATTGTTTAGTTTGCCATGAATCATCCGGACAGTATTATAAAACTCCGCCGACAACAGGTAATGAAGCCTGTGAAGAGTTGTTTGAAGGTAAAAATCCAATTGATTTTGCTTTATCAGCGAAAAGTGTAGTGAATCCACAAAGAAGCAATTGTGGAACTTGTCACTTCTACGGAGGTGGCGGTGATAACGTCAAACATGGTGATTTATCATCGGCTTTGGTTCATCCCGATAAAAATCTCGATGTCCACATGGATGCCAATGGCAACAATTTCGCTTGTACTGACTGTCATGTGGGAGAAAAACACCAATGGTCAGGAAGCCGCTATCAAATGGTTCCTGTGGATGAAAGACATCCGGGTAAACCCGGTGAAGAAAATCCGACTGCCAGTTGTGCATCTTGTCATAGTGATAAACCGCATCATTCCACATCGCTTATTGGTTTGAAGCTCAATGACCACACTGAAAAAGTCGCTTGTGAGACCTGTCATATCCCTGAGTTTGCTCGTGGTGGAGTAGCAACTAAGATTGGTTGGGATTGGAGAACGGCAGGGAAAACTAAAGATGGAGTGGGATTCAAAGAGTCCAAATACACTCAAGGAAATGGCGAGCATCGTTATACCTATAAATCCATCAAAGGAGATTTCACTTACGGCGAAAATATCATTCCGGAGTATTATTGGTTTAACGGAAGATCACATTACACCACAATTGATACCAAGTTTGATCCGACAAAACCTGTTGAAATCAATAACGTTGAAGGAACACCCGGAGGTAAAGATTCAAGAATCACACCATTCAAACGTATGCAAACCATTCAGCCCTATGATAAAGGAAATAACACCTTGGTGTATATGCATCTTTGGGGTGACGATCCGGATTCGTTTTGGGGAAATTACGACTTCGCAAAAGCAATTGAACATGGAATGAGTGAGTATGATATTCCATACAGTGGTGAATATGATTTCATTGAAACCTATTCCTACTGGCCAATCAACCACATGGTTGCACCGGAAGAAAAGGCGTTAGAATGTAAAGATTGTCATTCTCAACAAAGCAGGCTTGCTGGATTGACGGCTGTTTATATTCCGGGACATACAAAATTCCAATGGCTTGATATTTTGGGTCTGTTTTTAGTCGCCGGAACATTGGGTGGAGTGCTTGTTCACGGCTTGATTCGTATGTTTACAAAATCGAAATCTAAGGAGGAAGTCTAATGTCAAATTATGCAGTAAAAATATTCAGCCGTTTTGAACGATTCTGGCATTGGTCACAAATGGTTTTGATAATGACTTTGATTTTTTCAGGTTTTAGAATTCACGGATTTTACCAAGTAATCAGTTTTGATTTGGCGGTAAAACTTCATACATTTGCTGCTCTTGCGTTGTTGGTTATCTGGATGTTTGCTGTTTTTTGGTTGTTTACAACTGGAGACTGGAAACAATATCTGCCGACTAAAAAAGGGTTGTTCCGCGTTGCGCGATATTATGCTTACGGAATTTTTAAAAATGAAGCGCATCCGTATAAAAAAACCTATCTTCGTAAACATAATCCACTACAGGCATTATCATATTTGGCATTAAAAATATTTCTATTTCCGGCGATTTGGATGAGTGGATTAATCTATCTCACTTATGGATTTTGGGGTGAGGAAGTGATGAGCTCCACATCAATGTTGATGTTTGTTGCTATCATTCACACCGCAGCCGCTTTCGCTATTGTTGCATTTGTGATTATTCATGTTTACTTGCTGACAACGGGTCATGGATTTGTGGTACATGTTAAACCTATGATTACCGGATTTGATAAAGTTGAACTAACTGATGAAGAAATCGCATTTCTGCAATCCAATGAGCCGAAGAATATACGCAAGGAATAATAATTTCACATATCTTTTATTGCAACAATTTGATAAAATCCAGCTTTTTTTAGAACGGTAAAAGACTATGGGCTTTAAATGTGGAATTGTCGGGCTTCCGAATGTCGGGAAATCAACGCTTTTTAATGCTTTGACAAAAGCAGGAATTGACGCGGCAAACTATCCTTTTTGCACCATTGAACCCAATGTCGGTGTGGTTGAAGTTCCTGACCCAAGATTGCAGAAACTGGCAGAAATTGTTAAACCGGAACGTGTTCTACCAACAGTTATGGAATTTGTTGATATTGCAGGACTGGTTGCAGGAGCATCTAAAGGCGAAGGTTTAGGAAACCAGTTTTTATCGAATATCCGTGAAACCGATGCCATTGCTCATGTGGTTCGCTGTTTTGAAGATGCCGACGTGGTTCATGTCGATGGAAAAATCAATCCGCTCAGTGATGTTGAAACCATCAATACCGAACTGGCTCTTGCTGATTTGGAATCTGCTGAACGCGGCCTGCTCAAAGCTCAAAAACAAAGCAAGTCAGGCAACAAAGATGCTATCGCCAGAGCCAAAGTTCTGGAAAAAATTGTGGCTCAACTTTCAGACGGTTTGCCAATTCGTGCATTGGAACTGGCAAAAGAAGAAAAAGCCGTTATTAAAGAATTCAGTTTTATCACAGCCAAGCCGGTCATGTTTATTGCCAATGTTGCCGAAGATGGTTTTGAAAACAATCCTTTCCTCAATCAACTGCGTGAAATGGCAGAGAAAGAGAACGCATCAGTTGTTCCTGTTTGTGCCGTTATTGAATCTGAAATTGCCGTTTTAGAAGACGAAGACAAGGAAATGTTTATGGAAGAAATGGGCTTGGAAGAAGCCGGACTCGACCGAGTGATTCGTGCCGGATATGAGCTTCTGGGACTACAAACCTACTTCACCGCCGGAGTCAAAGAAGTCCGAGCCTGGACTTATAAAAACGGCTCAACAGCACCCCAATGTGCCGGAGTGATTCACACCGATTTTGAAAAAGGCTTCATCCGTGCAGAAACCATGGCTTATGACGATTTCATTCAATACAAAGGCGAAGCCGGGTGTAAAGAAGCCGGGAAATTGAGACTGGAAGGAAAGGAATATCTCGTGAAAGAGGGTGATGTTTTGCATTTCCGCTTCAATGTCTAAATAATCAATGATATAACCTCATTAATTCGCCTGCTTTTCGTTCG containing:
- a CDS encoding DUF4412 domain-containing protein, with translation MKFLKVCLLTATASSAFADTTLTYSTTDGDVTMRMQFANGMMRADSFGREADSYMVYNSNNTTFTMIMKDNQQYFVLDKEQLESLGDMSAMMDKMLEKQMAQIPESQRAMMRGMMEQALKAQMPKKKPKAEYSLTGESDSVNGFDCEVVVKKGAGGKSDFCVADYSEVGMSSSEYAVISSFQKTIEAMAEQFGEDNSMDFSGLGDFIPVRYNQSSESGVLSDVNHDSISPENFSIPQGYKKVEMPF
- a CDS encoding transglycosylase domain-containing protein, producing the protein MTKKINNRKKSDFGLLRFLFWFGFGFSIGLGVPWYFYLQSLINSTFVQYSWNIPTSIYAREFEFYEGKKINVKELDFELDVLGYLKRDKPQFIGEYSVQSNSYEIHSKGFYYFDEPESPKVIKFEVVNNKIQNLNHQFARLEPLVIGQFYNADFKNREPIPIEHVPNTMVMGLQAVEDRSFNQHIGVDFLGILRAMVKNLFAGKVVQGGSTITQQLIKSRWNYGKKSWFRKANEAFSSILLERKLSKGEILENYFNEIYWGQAGKVSIHGVLQASQYYFSKKPKQLNIAEQALLIGLVKGPSWYNPINNHERALKRRNTVLNSWYETGVISQTQWQHAKQSRIELRINNSFKNQKYRDAIDLVENQIDRHISDKELKQKGLKIFTTLNPYTHEQLVNTLRWHTNSLGDNLQSASVIANSQNGEILAIKGSKEIFGDYNRALLSKRQIGSLIKPFVYLAALEELKGFDLSDKINDKPVSLKTQSGEIWNPKNWDHKSLGKIKALDALVFSRNQATVNLGLKIGLNQFIRFLKRIGLNINHSNHPSIFLGATELTPLEVLNLYLLFSSNTEQKNTIFIKSIIDLKKTKIGTQKQSAKQNVGRQSLLEIREALHEVTIRGTASKVSKEFGFTEVYGKTGTTNDGRNSWYAGFDEEYLAVFWVGKDNNSPTSLSGASGAMKLWLNWYQKLR
- a CDS encoding FAD-dependent oxidoreductase, translated to MKKITVLGSGFAALTAVRSLRKKDNSCEITLVSASDSFVYLPSLIWFPNGKRNAHDITVPLANFFKKYNVLHHKGHVTGLENGGRTVMTTAGKVENDGLIIATGGRFIKKLPGIENIITPCEGIAIGEKIKEKLDALKSGTIAIGFASNPKEPSAMRGGPMFEFLFGIDQLLRKQKRREQFKIIFFCPAPKPGIRMGEKAVEGLLKRMKKCNIETHLGHKMVGFEANKVKTEGGEFDADLILFMPGMTGNMWFKDSPLPLSEGGLIRANSNCKVEEMSAVYVAGDSGSFSGPDWMPKQAHMADLQAQAASENLLNELQKKPANATFKPELMCIVDSNDKGVLTVRTPKRNFATPPLRIFHWAKVLFEWWYLRKLR
- a CDS encoding TraR/DksA family transcriptional regulator yields the protein MYNKTEKKLKKLKKELKARLAEIKETLTGTRSKDWEEAAVEAENDEVLEGIYKETSNELAQVKFALKRIKQDEYGECAECGAEINKKRLKIMPYTTLCIQCAQQLEMQHRR
- a CDS encoding tetrathionate reductase family octaheme c-type cytochrome; this translates as MKNRSVRMQAARSVIKRITFIGFVFFSVVSQATGSDSQTVTKVGIDEYTTIHKVKDKQLVKAVSSSMTDHSKFKALQGPFEDGPAVTKACLECHNEAGHAFMQNKHWTWKYTDPDTGQQLGKSVLVNNFCTNARGNEGMCAQCHAGYNMTDSNFDFSNQNNIDCLVCHESSGQYYKTPPTTGNEACEELFEGKNPIDFALSAKSVVNPQRSNCGTCHFYGGGGDNVKHGDLSSALVHPDKNLDVHMDANGNNFACTDCHVGEKHQWSGSRYQMVPVDERHPGKPGEENPTASCASCHSDKPHHSTSLIGLKLNDHTEKVACETCHIPEFARGGVATKIGWDWRTAGKTKDGVGFKESKYTQGNGEHRYTYKSIKGDFTYGENIIPEYYWFNGRSHYTTIDTKFDPTKPVEINNVEGTPGGKDSRITPFKRMQTIQPYDKGNNTLVYMHLWGDDPDSFWGNYDFAKAIEHGMSEYDIPYSGEYDFIETYSYWPINHMVAPEEKALECKDCHSQQSRLAGLTAVYIPGHTKFQWLDILGLFLVAGTLGGVLVHGLIRMFTKSKSKEEV
- a CDS encoding cytochrome b/b6 domain-containing protein, which translates into the protein MSNYAVKIFSRFERFWHWSQMVLIMTLIFSGFRIHGFYQVISFDLAVKLHTFAALALLVIWMFAVFWLFTTGDWKQYLPTKKGLFRVARYYAYGIFKNEAHPYKKTYLRKHNPLQALSYLALKIFLFPAIWMSGLIYLTYGFWGEEVMSSTSMLMFVAIIHTAAAFAIVAFVIIHVYLLTTGHGFVVHVKPMITGFDKVELTDEEIAFLQSNEPKNIRKE
- the ychF gene encoding redox-regulated ATPase YchF, encoding MGFKCGIVGLPNVGKSTLFNALTKAGIDAANYPFCTIEPNVGVVEVPDPRLQKLAEIVKPERVLPTVMEFVDIAGLVAGASKGEGLGNQFLSNIRETDAIAHVVRCFEDADVVHVDGKINPLSDVETINTELALADLESAERGLLKAQKQSKSGNKDAIARAKVLEKIVAQLSDGLPIRALELAKEEKAVIKEFSFITAKPVMFIANVAEDGFENNPFLNQLREMAEKENASVVPVCAVIESEIAVLEDEDKEMFMEEMGLEEAGLDRVIRAGYELLGLQTYFTAGVKEVRAWTYKNGSTAPQCAGVIHTDFEKGFIRAETMAYDDFIQYKGEAGCKEAGKLRLEGKEYLVKEGDVLHFRFNV